From Gadus macrocephalus chromosome 16, ASM3116895v1:
AAAATTCAAACTGATATAGTGAATCTTTAACGATGAGAGAAAACTGTCGACAGCCCTATTGACTTGTTGGGCAAACTACCAAAACGTGTTCAAACTTTGCCTCTGGTCTGAGTAAACATTAGACTGGCATCGTGATACAAATTGTGGAACCTCAAAGGGGCATCACCAACGGGCACAGACCAAAATACCTCTGGAAGTAATTAGATAGGCCTAAATCACATCATAGCAATGAATCTGGTAACACAGCACTAAGTTTTTTTATACAGACAACATGCTTGCAGCCGAGAAGAGCTGTGCTTGTGTACCATCGACAtgtctgaaccagtgtgccCCAAAGTCACTGTAGTGGACAACAGGTCCCACATTTTGCCCGTGCACTGTGTTAAGGTCTATTGCACTAAGTTACCCATAAGGCTTAGCACCAGTTAGAGGCGGGAGATAGCCTACGTGAGAGAGCTATGAGCGTGTACATGTGTTGGACCGCTAATGCAATAAAGAGTGCTAGGAACTAAACATGCTGCTGCGCCCGGTTTGTCATAAGGAACAAACCAACATGCACCAAAGGTCCAACTACCGATAGTCTGACCccaacctcccctctctccatttTTGGGGGATTTACATTGTGGGGAGCTCTGTTGGAAACATAAGACATGGGATACAATACTATATCTGGAAGAGGATATTCATGAATTTTAACACACTACGCTGATTTAATCTGTTAATTGCTTCAATTGGCAGATATCCATGTTTTCTGAACCCGATTACCTCCATTTCAATGCATTTCATACCATGAACTCCAAGGTATGAAATGCAGGGACCAACTGATGATAGTGATTTGATTAAAGTTAGCAGTAGAAACACAGTGGTCACTGTTCCTTGTTATTGAAACAACCACAGACATATAGAGGCAATCTATGGTGACGAACACATGCTGCAACATTATATTATAACGCCTTTTGGAATTGGAACACGGCTCATCATCATATCCTTGTACTATAATATTTACTCATGATAAGGAAATAAAGATTATAGGATTCATGTGAGGTCAATTATAATGatagtttttgtgttttttatcaTTCTTTTTATCACCGACCGACAAACCTCTAAATCCAACTGGACCAGGACCTGGACGGGTCGCTGGACCAGCGACCCGTCATATGGGTCATTTTGGGTGATATTGACAAACAACCTATTCCGTCGTTTAGGTTGGAGAACATATTGCGTGTCAGATTTTACTTCCTTACTGGGACATTTtgttttacacacacagacacacacagacacagacacacacacacacacgcacgcacgcacgcacgcacgcacgcacgcacgcacgcacgcacgcacacacacacacacacacacacacacacacacacacacacacacacacacacacacacacacacacacacacacacacacacacacacacacacacacacacacacacagctggtgcCTTGGTGCATTGGTAGGTTTGCATTGCATTTGAGACTAGCCTTGAGTAGGTTAGGGGTGTTGGAACAATATGTGATACTTTTTGTTCCAGTAACATAATTCTCTATGGCATGTTTTGAACCATCCTTTCCTTTGAAATAGAAAATTGGAAAATAGACAACGTAAACCTTTGGATCTTACGCAATTCTCTAATAACAGATGAACAGAAAAGCCCTCTCGTTATCAGGTGGGGTCATATTGACGtccattccctctctccccctatggCATAAGTAGGCCAGTCGAAACACAGTGGAATGCCCCTCagtactttttctttttatcttGTCCAATCAGCAACATACACACTGGGCCCTCCCAACACAGCCTACATTAATAGAGGAGGGTAAAGTCTGAGTGGATCAgacctgtgttttcttttgagggagacagagatataTGGTTCCATCCACCATGGCCTCCACACCGGCCTGCTGGTTGGTTCTGCTGGCCTGGCTTACCCTGTGCAGGGCCGCACCGACCCCTGTGACCCAAGTCCTACCTTCAACCGTGCAAGACGAGGCATTTGCTGAGGTAATGAAGAGTATATAATTAGCTCATATTGCGAACACTCGAATGCTAACAACAGAGGGTAAACAATGTCATTAAGGTTTATGATGGAAATCCCCTCTATTTTGAATGTCTGCATACCATTTATGGTCTTTATTACTCAGTTTACCCTTGCTTTTTGGAATTAAATTTAGACTTACCCTGCGTTATACTGTGCATTTGATAAATATAACCCTACAGTTGTATCATATGTTGAACATATACAATGAACTCAAATAAGTCTCCTCCAAATAAATTGCTGAATCATGAGAATACTACTATTGTAAGAATGGGATTGTAATTGGGCCTGCGccataggcccaatcccatttctaccccttacccctcccccttgttttgaaggggtaagggtaaagggtaaggggtaaggggtagaaattgtTCTCCAAAGAAACTTAGgaccaatcccatttctaccccttacgccttccccttaccccttcaaaacaagggaaggggaaggggtaaggggtagaaatgggattgggctaAATTTCTTTGGAGAACAATTGTTTGATCATCTACAATCTTTTTTACCTTACAGGAATACCTTTCTCAGTTTTACGCTGATGTTGGAATCACCAACTCTTCATTTAGAAGCATTACCCTGACTTCTTTCAACGAGAGCCTCCAGGACATGCAGGCTTTCTTCGGCCTGGAAGTATGTCATACTGACTGATATGATGCTAAGAATGAAAATCtattgacagtgtgtgtgtgtgtgtgtgtgtgtgtgtgtgtgtgtgtgtgtgtgtgtgtgtgtgtgtgtgtgtgtgtgtgtgtgtgtgtgtctgtgtgtgtctgtgtgtgtgtatgtttgtatgttgtgCATGGTCagcattttataaaaaaaagaatacatcTCACTGGTTCATTCTTTGAATTTaagtatgttttaattttttttaaccaaaagAACATTTAAGACTCTTTTTGCAAATACATTGGTTCATTTACAACCAGCCACTGCTCCACAGCTAACGGGTGTCCTAAACAATGAAACGGTGGAGGCGATGAAGGCGCCCAGGTGTGGCGTGTCAGACATCAGCAAATACGGACACTTTGCAGGGCGACCCAAATGGGGGAAGAGGCTTATAACCTACAGGTAGTATACAATTACAGAAATTACTCAATGAGATTTTGTAAGGCACCCCAAATTccaataataatgatatagaTGAGAAATGTAATTCTGACATTCCTTTTGCGTTGATGGTGGGACGTAGGCAGAATATAAAGTAAAGTGGCACCTTCAACAATGATGGTGAACTGATTTTGACAGGATCACGCGGTACACTCGGGACCTGAGCCAGAGTCTGGTAGATTCAACCATAGCTCATGCCTTCAAGCTCTACAGCGATGTCATCCCTCTGGACTTCCAACAGATCTACGGTGGCAATGCAGACATCATGATCCTCTTCAAAGGGGGATGTAAGTCACGATTTATGCAGGAAACTTATTTCTTATTTGGAACAAATGCAGTGTTGAGCTGTCTGCATTGAAAGTACatattattattgatttatAGTATAGTCTAATTGAACTAGAAGATTGACCAATTTTTGCCATTGACACTTAAATGGTCAAAATGTATGTTGACTGtatacataaacatatatatatatatttatgcactgTACTTGCTTTCATCGTTACAAAGATCATGGAGACTTCTATCCCTTTGATGGACCCAACGGCGTCTTGGCCCATGCTAACTCACCTGGTATAGCTGAAGGCGGGGACACACACTTTGATGACGATGAGATGTGGACGCTAACTCAAAGAGGCATGTCTCTATATTATTTCATGGTTCCTCACTCAACAGCCCACTAGCTGGGTAAAGATTTGAATGAAACTTTCCCAGCTTGAAACTCAGTATAATACAACATCTTCCATCTTTTAATCAGGTGTCAATCTGCTTCTGGTCGCCGCCCATGAGTTTGGTCATGCGCTCGGCTTAGATCACTCCAGGACTAGGAGTGCGCTGATGTTCCCAACCTATAGATACGTCAACACCAACGGCTACAAGCTACCGGATGATGACAGACGTGGAGTCCAAGCCCTTTATGGTCAGCACAGAGCTTTGCTTTAGGGCCAGG
This genomic window contains:
- the mmp30 gene encoding matrix metallopeptidase 30, with protein sequence MVPSTMASTPACWLVLLAWLTLCRAAPTPVTQVLPSTVQDEAFAEEYLSQFYADVGITNSSFRSITLTSFNESLQDMQAFFGLELTGVLNNETVEAMKAPRCGVSDISKYGHFAGRPKWGKRLITYRITRYTRDLSQSLVDSTIAHAFKLYSDVIPLDFQQIYGGNADIMILFKGGYHGDFYPFDGPNGVLAHANSPGIAEGGDTHFDDDEMWTLTQRGVNLLLVAAHEFGHALGLDHSRTRSALMFPTYRYVNTNGYKLPDDDRRGVQALYGSRTPKPKPNPPPVPEPEPEGPTEEPEPMPDPAINPSGEKCSRSLVFDAACSIRGDLFFFKSGYYWRRRHRDIVLTKVSRKWPQINQVDAACSVPHKDFVYLFEDQRYWGIKAYTKKIIPGYPKPITGLGLPSSVSKVDAAVYVATTGKTLIFAKSQYWSYDESRNQMDPGYPRYISQDFPGIGSKVDAAFTNYGYIYFSNGPRQMEYLLAYKRVTRTLLNYGWLNCY